The proteins below come from a single Denticeps clupeoides chromosome 15, fDenClu1.1, whole genome shotgun sequence genomic window:
- the etv6 gene encoding transcription factor ETV6 isoform X3 has product MEDEPARLPAHLRLQPLFWSREDVAQWLRWAEREFALRPITSASFQMNGKALLLLTKEDFRYRSPHSGDVLYELLQHILKQRKPHASYPSAYFHGNSFTLPETVLQHSKLEETVRRTARGTDSVPQHPPTIELRHRPRSPHHSTPRQSPPELVHPHPASGDDPQQVSSELPDCNHHLPEDLYPLSVSPAAPNGHCTATREAAPHSGSPSQEDAAPPRVIQLMPSAIMHPLLLSPGRGGAAGGDFRPSRLSLPVAIENGREGKAGHQQHQTSPHPLRLSGQQPHYQLHHQDEMRYRNHVIVPVSPPEDQALPIGRIADCRLLWDYVYQLLSDSRYENYIRWEDHESKVFRIMDPNGLARLWGNHKNRTNMTYEKMSRALRHYYKLNIIRKEPGQRLLFRFMKTPDEIMNGQAERLEHLESDTDDQIYVKEECCDDVIKPT; this is encoded by the exons GACTGCAGCCATTGTTCTGGAGCCGTGAGGACGTGGCCCAGTGGCTGCGCTGGGCCGAGCGTGAGTTTGCCCTGCGCCCAATCACCAGCGCCAGTTTCCAGATGAATGGCAAGGCCctcctgctgctcaccaaggaggACTTTCGCTACCGCTCTCCTCATTCAG GGGATGTGCTCTACGAGCTCCTACAGCACATTCTGAAGCAGAGGAAGCCCCACGCGTCCTATCCATCCGCCTACTTCCATGGCAACTCATTCACCTTGCCAGAGACTGTGCTTCAGCATTCCAAATTAGAAG AAACGGTACGGCGGACAGCACGAGGTACAGACAGCGTCCCCCAGCACCCCCCGACTATTGAACTCAGACATCGTCCTCGCTCCCCGCACCACTCGACCCCTCGCCAGTCCCCTCCAGAGCTGGTCCATCCACACCCCGCATCTGGAGATGACCCCCAGCAGGTGTCTTCAGAGCTGCCTGACTGCAACCACCATTTGCCCGAGGACCTGTACCCGCTCTCTGTGTCACCCGCGGCCCCCAATGGCCACTGCACCGCCACGCGCGAGGCAGCACCTCACTCTGGGAGCCCGAGCCAGGAGGACGCCGCGCCGCCTCGGGTCATCCAACTCATGCCCAGCGCCATCATGCACCCGCTCCTACTCAGCCCTGGCCGAGGAGGTGCAGCAGGAGGGGACTTCCGACCGAGCCGCTTGTCCTTGCCTGTCGCCATCGAGAATGGCCGAGAGGGCAAGGCAGGGCATCAGCAGCACCAGACCTCACCCCACCCTTTAAGGTTGAGTGGGCAGCAACCGCACTACCAGCTCCACCATCAGGACGAGATGCGCTACCGCAACCACGTCATTGTGCCTGTCTCTCCGCCTGAGGACCAAGCACTGCCAATCGGACGCATAGCTG ACTGCAGGCTTCTCTGGGACTATGTCTACCAGCTCTTGTCAGACAGTCGGTACGAGAACTACATACGTTGGGAAGACCATGAATCTAAGGTCTTCCGCATCATGGATCCCAATGGCCTGGCTCGACTCTGGGGAAACCATAAG AATAGGACCAACATGACATATGAAAAAATGTCAAGAGCACTGAGACACTACTACAAACTGAACATCATCAGGAAAGAGCCAGGACAGAGGCTGCTGTTTCG GTTCATGAAGACGCCTGATGAGATCATGAATGGACAAGCAGAACGTCTCGAGCACCTGGAGTCTGACACTGACGATCAGATATATGTGAAGGAGGAGTGCTGCGACGACGTGATCAAACCAACTTAA